From one Flavobacterium sp. N502536 genomic stretch:
- a CDS encoding histidine kinase — translation MKFTFKNTFSGRNFFILGIIFIVLTLLSIYILSSFITEITEKSNTATEERGFQKKHEVLAQELSRFLETQKELKRVVEMSNTHNLSDNLKVLSTIHANDSLIKNNWFQINSQHITFVTAKNSPNLEASIKNFAAQNGNLSEYNCIVEDDKNFFWRIYYKYTATNGTVIRYGYDIDLQALQSYFSTIDQKALNYAFVFDKKGTILYHPEVKLLKKNIFKITNLRPRDTTFTDKNGFSRTIALSEYLGLDIVRYTKRLNVKGTNWYVCVNFAEKISNEDVNTVKKYASLIYIVTTAILIVFFYLFTLFTRKTFQEKEVLAQEKNNLLIENETINKEKALIQLQQLKEQINPHFLFNSLNSLYMLIESNTAVARKFTLNLSKIYRYLISPPANNIVTVQEELLFIEKYIFLQQTRFTEEFVFSIHIEDENNLAKKVPYLAFQIAVENAIKHNIASEETPLKITIDIKENVVIITNNLNEKQNFGKESKFGHKYLEIIYKYYSKDDFKVFKKDGDFTCILPLIG, via the coding sequence TTGAAATTTACTTTTAAAAATACCTTTTCCGGCAGGAACTTCTTCATTTTAGGAATCATTTTCATTGTTCTTACACTGCTTTCGATTTATATTTTAAGCAGCTTTATAACTGAAATTACCGAAAAATCAAATACAGCAACAGAAGAACGCGGCTTTCAAAAAAAACACGAAGTACTCGCACAGGAATTGTCACGTTTTTTAGAAACTCAAAAGGAGTTAAAACGTGTTGTCGAGATGAGTAATACGCACAACTTATCCGATAATTTAAAAGTGTTGAGTACCATTCATGCCAATGACAGCCTGATAAAAAACAACTGGTTTCAAATTAACAGCCAGCACATTACATTTGTAACCGCCAAGAATAGCCCTAATCTCGAAGCTTCTATAAAGAATTTTGCTGCCCAAAACGGGAATCTCAGCGAATACAACTGCATCGTTGAAGACGATAAAAACTTTTTCTGGCGCATCTACTACAAATACACGGCTACAAATGGCACGGTAATTCGATACGGGTATGATATTGACTTACAAGCCCTTCAATCTTATTTCTCTACTATCGATCAGAAAGCGCTCAATTATGCTTTTGTATTCGATAAAAAAGGAACGATTTTGTACCATCCGGAAGTAAAACTACTGAAAAAGAACATTTTCAAAATCACAAACCTTCGTCCGCGTGATACTACTTTTACGGATAAAAATGGCTTTAGCCGAACCATTGCGCTTTCAGAATATTTAGGGCTGGACATCGTTCGTTATACCAAACGACTCAATGTTAAAGGAACCAACTGGTACGTCTGCGTTAATTTTGCGGAGAAAATATCAAATGAAGATGTTAATACAGTAAAAAAGTATGCTTCGTTAATTTACATCGTAACCACGGCAATTTTAATTGTATTCTTTTATCTGTTTACCCTATTTACACGCAAAACCTTTCAGGAAAAAGAAGTACTTGCACAGGAAAAAAACAACCTGCTGATCGAAAATGAAACGATCAACAAAGAAAAAGCACTTATTCAGTTACAACAATTAAAAGAGCAGATTAATCCACACTTTTTGTTTAACTCCCTGAACTCGCTTTATATGCTTATCGAAAGCAATACGGCTGTCGCACGAAAATTTACCCTTAATCTGTCTAAGATATACCGGTATCTGATTAGCCCGCCCGCAAACAATATTGTTACGGTACAAGAAGAACTGCTTTTTATTGAAAAGTACATTTTTCTGCAGCAAACCCGATTTACTGAAGAATTTGTTTTTTCAATTCACATTGAAGACGAAAATAATCTGGCTAAAAAAGTACCGTATCTGGCTTTTCAGATCGCGGTGGAAAACGCCATAAAACACAATATAGCTTCTGAAGAAACCCCTTTAAAAATAACAATTGACATTAAAGAAAACGTTGTAATTATTACCAATAATTTAAACGAAAAGCAAAACTTCGGAAAAGAATCCAAGTTTGGTCACAAATACTTAGAAATTATTTACAAATATTATTCTAAAGACGATTTCAAGGTCTTCAAAAAAGACGGCGATTTTACTTGCATTTTGCCTTTAATCGGATAA
- a CDS encoding ribonucleotide-diphosphate reductase subunit beta: MSIFDKRINYKPFEYPEVLQFTEAINKAYWVHTEVDFTADTQDFHSHLNAAEKTAIKNSLLAIAQIEVAVKSFWGNIYEHFPKPEFNGLGTTFAECEFRHSEAYSRLLEVLGYNDEFEKLLDIPVIRKRVDYLSDVLKDTKSQDNKKYVISLILFSILIENVSLFSQFAILLSFTRFKGYMKNVSNIIAWTSIDEQIHANGGIFIVNKIREEFPDYFDEETLNLVRETVKNSIDVEADILDWIFEEGEIETINKTDLVNFMKFRIDESLVQINIPTIFNVAADDYKAMAWFEEEVFANSLDDFFAKRPVEYTKHDKSITANDLF; this comes from the coding sequence ATGTCTATATTTGATAAAAGAATCAATTATAAACCTTTCGAATACCCGGAGGTTTTGCAGTTTACAGAAGCCATAAATAAAGCGTATTGGGTTCATACTGAGGTTGATTTTACTGCTGATACACAGGATTTTCATTCGCATTTGAATGCGGCAGAAAAAACAGCCATTAAAAATAGTTTACTGGCAATTGCACAGATAGAAGTAGCGGTAAAAAGCTTTTGGGGTAATATCTACGAACATTTTCCAAAGCCGGAATTCAATGGACTGGGGACTACCTTTGCCGAATGTGAGTTCAGACATTCTGAGGCTTATTCCCGTTTACTCGAAGTGTTAGGATACAATGATGAATTCGAAAAACTTTTAGACATTCCTGTAATCCGCAAGCGTGTCGATTATCTGTCAGACGTACTTAAGGATACCAAATCGCAGGACAATAAAAAGTATGTCATTTCCCTGATCTTATTTAGTATTCTAATTGAGAATGTGTCGCTTTTTAGTCAGTTTGCAATCTTGTTGTCTTTTACCCGATTCAAAGGATATATGAAAAATGTGAGTAACATTATCGCATGGACTTCTATTGACGAGCAAATTCATGCCAATGGCGGAATTTTTATCGTAAACAAAATCCGTGAAGAATTTCCGGATTATTTCGACGAAGAAACACTAAATCTCGTTCGCGAAACCGTTAAAAATTCGATTGATGTAGAAGCCGATATCTTAGACTGGATTTTTGAAGAGGGAGAGATTGAAACAATCAATAAAACTGATTTGGTTAATTTCATGAAGTTCAGAATAGACGAAAGCCTGGTTCAAATTAATATTCCAACTATTTTTAATGTTGCAGCAGACGATTATAAGGCGATGGCCTGGTTTGAAGAAGAAGTTTTTGCCAACAGTCTGGATGATTTCTTTGCAAAAAGACCAGTAGAATATACCAAACACGACAAAAGCATTACGGCAAACGACCTGTTTTAA
- a CDS encoding GNAT family N-acetyltransferase produces the protein MIIRKATIEDSENIAALLLLAMEDIIYKFIGEKNPKTAYYFLLHFVETENNQYSYQNCFVAEDGNEIVGAVSVYDGAQLHPLRKPIVDYVRLNFNSDFSPEDETQSGEFYIDSVGVSPNHQGKGIGSKLLQFLIEEYVTQNHQTLGLLVEEANPSAKKLYLKLGFKIVGTKTLVGKTMEHLQIS, from the coding sequence ATGATTATCAGAAAAGCAACAATTGAAGATTCAGAAAATATTGCAGCACTTTTATTGCTGGCAATGGAGGACATTATCTATAAATTTATCGGTGAAAAGAACCCTAAAACAGCGTACTATTTCCTGCTTCATTTTGTTGAAACCGAAAATAATCAATACTCCTATCAAAACTGTTTTGTAGCGGAAGATGGAAACGAAATTGTGGGAGCGGTCTCTGTTTATGATGGGGCTCAGTTGCATCCGTTACGAAAACCGATTGTTGATTATGTCCGTTTGAATTTCAATTCTGATTTTAGTCCGGAAGACGAAACACAAAGCGGTGAATTTTATATTGATTCGGTTGGGGTAAGTCCAAATCACCAGGGAAAAGGGATTGGCTCAAAACTTCTGCAATTTTTAATTGAGGAGTATGTAACGCAAAACCACCAGACTTTAGGTTTATTGGTGGAAGAAGCAAATCCAAGCGCGAAAAAATTGTATTTAAAATTAGGCTTTAAAATAGTGGGCACTAAGACTTTGGTGGGAAAAACGATGGAGCATCTGCAGATTTCGTAG